cgctattaaatgcattttttccctaacaacctataaaaaatttaataccatctgaaagcttattgtctaagctcaaaatatatatatcgatcagaccCGTGAGACAtctattttttaaactcgatgaaatttcataaaaaaaaagaaaaaaaaaattatttttatgttctcatgctattaaatcaatttttttgtttgacaacctttaaaaaaatttataccatgtgaaagcttattgtttcaccttgtataatgatgcataaatcttatttcaaagatgtctacaagagaagttagaattttttaaagtcaaccatgtcgaatttccagactgagattacggtacttcctacactggtagctggttatcgccaacagatctccacaggtgttttgaggtatttttaaattttttttcaatttaagattgtgtaacttgtagagcacgtaacgttatgtgtgatatatcaaataaaaggttatgttatcagcatgcgtattaaaattaaatcaaatttgtatgtgcactagatcaaaagatataacgtgtgttgaaaaagaacatctttttaccgttatctccgaattttgattattaaataaattgaaattttgtacaattagaaaaatcaaaaattttcaaaaaaaagggaaaatatcagaaaacggtataaatttaactttttttttgaaaacttttaattttctttggtttatctaaaatttaaacggtttgttttaataaaatgttgaaataaactcaaacgaatttaattttgctcataatcaaccatagttataaaatagcggCACATTTTCTCACCGTACcgtaaaaaggcctattttgatagcttttctaaaatgatctcaaatgtaagaaaacattttttttagcaaagtaaacttaatttatctgtagagaattaaatgaagttttcaaatgtatccttTAATTCTCTGTAAGGTGATCCGTTGTTaagatagtcaaagtcaaaactatggtttttggtttacagtctaaaaaaatcgtaaaagtttgaaacaaaaagaattttaaagccaaataaatagcctttccaaaaatgataatcatttttttgcaaaaaatgttcccaatttttttagagaaaagtaaaaacaaaacaaatttggaaaattttggtatttgaatAGTTCCAGATCTAGTTATTTttaccattagaaataaaatatttagtttttaaatgtagctttcacatgctttttgttttgtcatgatacgatcatttttttactatcgaaaatcactaaaaaaaaaattacaattttttgggctagtaagTAAGTAGTAAGGTGCTATAATAATTCTGAAACTTTTTAGTTATTTGCTTTCTCAAAACCTTCTttgtattcagttttaatagagttttaaaagtataagagaaattcacatcacaaaaaaaaacaagaaaaggaaacaaaaataatgaatatactcgtattaatcaatacaacttttgaaaaaatgagtaaTTAGTACGACGCACAATTTTTAGATCACGATGAGAattcgttttatttaatttatataacaaatttcaaaacatagaagggaaccactgtgcggcagtgaaaacttcttaaatgaatatgaaaaaaaaaaaaaaaaaaaatacaaaaaaaatgccaTAAAATGATGGGTTATAGAATTGTGTAAGGATGAAATTACACTTCTTATTTGGAACTAGAAACATGTTTTAAGAGTTTGCTCTAAgttatatgaatttattttaaacctttataattttattcacaaactcAATTCATACAAAGTGCTTCGCATTCTTCCTTAGAATTGAATCGATTGTCATTTCCTTTGCAGCCACCATAGCTAAATTCAATGCATTTATCTTCTGCGACATTGTAAGACCACCTATAGAACAATCCTCGGCATTTCATCCTTCCATTACCATCAACAGAGTGTTGTTGTAAGCAAGCCTCTGTAATGaattataagaaaacaaaaatatacaatttttgtgaaaaattattcTCTGTAACAAATTTACCTGGTTTTTCAGCTGCAATATttgaaacaaacacaaaaatagtcaaaattattCCTAAAATGATCTTCATTGTGAATACGAATTAAATAGCTTCTTGTTGCAGAGAATTCAAATAGTAAATGAtctaagaattatttttttgtgaaacaaatTGGTTATAATTTTGATGGCTAACCTTGGTCAAAATAAATAGATATTTTATGGATTCTCTTATCATCCATAAGTATGCATGTCTAATgctgttcaaattttaaatgaaatgattttgtgaacaaaaattttatagataagggtttttttttgttgttgtttatattGTCTTAATTTATATTAACAAACTTTTCGTTCAAAATGTTTCCTAAACAAATTATATATATGTTTGTAAAGGCATCGCCAGAAAGAGCGCGTTTCAATGCCGCCTAAcacacagtggtgcctttgATGCTTTTAggggtcaaaaatcatttgcaccGGCCATTccttaatgaaatttggtacactgaataaTATTTGTACAAagaataggtacaaaaaaaggcttcatttttttttttattttcaaaatgacaGCTCCAAAATGGTGGTCAAAATaaggggttggggtcaaaattcttttgtcaaaattctgctttcaaaattctgcttttcaaaattcagtttttcaaaattctgcaaaaaattaaaaaagggtttggaaagggatcgggtcaaaattctggcttcaaaattctgcttttcaaaattctgctttttcagcgaaaattctgtttttcaaaattctgctttttaaaattctgcttttcaaaattctgccagcattatatttgaacaaaaaaattctgctaattctgtttttttttttttttttatagcatatgcgctggctaaagaaaaatacacctcattaatgtaattcaacattggtactttcctaaaattttttatttaagtgtcgcaaatattttttgaaatgcatatactgactttctttcaaataaaatatgtatactaattggaaccgatgttccaatattcaaattttttaatattcatctttatttgataaattaataaatttttagttattttcggaaatgtttaatattataaaccttttcttaatattttcaaatttattcatttataaaacaaaaattaattcgcatttaaaaatagacaaattatgtaggtaagtaatcaaataagcagataatttttcaaaaagatgattttacacagtgccggattaaccatgtcatgggcctctaggcaaaataattcttgggcccttttccgatgctttttcaatatcataagctatttttaagtttggttagaaatttgtgcaggtaacttactagagactaatcggatataatctggtgtcttatcatgtcattttataaatgtaaactaaaagttttgaaataactataataaatatattattattatattgatattattatatcaacaaaaaaattttagcaacttgatggttcacagataatttttattaacgataagttattagaaaatatcttagattcaaaaggtataagtaggtatacctatgccgacttttcacgagtcgattttaaccACTTGATATGTCTCACGGCTTAAGTCGACTAGGACTCTAGTATAGGGATTGTCACTTAAGTCGCGTGcagcttacgttcacacgactcgactgacgccaaaaagcttcgccgcacggcgaaaATCAACTCGTTATAGgtcggcattacggtttcatcaactggaaagagaaatcatacgaaaaagtttcaattttgattttattattattatagccAAGGCAAAATACTCAAAACAGAGATCcgcaaaacagttccaaagccagaacgaacatggaacggttgttttttcggtcggaactagttccgcggaactatctagaatttgagtttttttcaggaaaatgcatcaaaataagaaatagtatgaatttgaatattttttcctgatagAAGACATGGAACTGGAACTGTACAAACTTATAAACGTTTGTACGTTATTTAATTGCAAATATTTCGTTTTTCTGTAACGAGAGCTTCTGTGTGAACGATTGATTTAAAAGGTTCACCAGACGAAATACGATCTTTCGTATTTCGTCGATTTTGCTATTATTATATCTGCGTGTGTCACAAATAAGCTCATCGAAATTATAAAATTGCACTCTGTGGCCGGAAATCCTTGAATTAAATTCAGTGCTTCTCCTGTCAGATTAGCgcgtaagaaataaaatttttgtgccAATGATATAGGTTGCTCAAGTATCATTGGCTTAAATAAGTCATAAAATTGACGCCACTTTAAGTAACTCCCATCAAATTTGGGCAGCTCTATTTTAGGTAATTTCAATGAAGTTACCGCGGATGGTTCCTTTGAAGGGCAGTCATTTGTTGATGGAGTTGTTGTTACTCCAAGCAACAATTCTTCGTATTGCTGTTGCAGATGAAAGTATGTCTCGATATCTTCCTCTTCCAGCTCTTCATCCAGACGGTTATATGTGTTCTTAATTTGGTCAAAGTTCTCTCTTATGTTGTTGACTTTGACCTTAAACATCTGCAGCTGACTCTGTTTTAGTTCTGGTGAACAATTATCCAACGATATTTTAAAGTAGTTTGAGAGTACTTTAAATTTCTTCTTTAAAGAGAAAGTACTTCCCTGATTAAGCTGAATACTTTCTTTTATTTCCTTTGGACTTATATCAGTTTTCCTTGTAGATCCTGGGTTGACCGATGATCCTGATTGCGATGCTGCTGGTGGCTGCAACTGGATCTGGTCTGCTACATTTTTTCCTTGGAAATTGGCCAACCGATTCTTAATGTCCAGCTTCATGGCCTCGTAGACCTTACGAATTTCTTCTTAGTACGACTTCGTGAAGTACGCATGTTGAAACGCTTCTGGGAATTTATCTCGTATGTCACTGTCGTTGTTATCGAAATACTccaatttttcctttctttcttGCAGTTTTGCAAGGGTTTTTCGATCATTCCCATCCTTTTTGTAGTTTCGGTAAAGGATGCAGACCTCTTCTCCAATTTGGTCTTGTAGTGTTGTCAATTCTTCTAGAGTTTTAGACATACTTGCTTTcttatgttattttttgttgtagttAATTAAACACACTTGTTGTAATTTATTGTAGTTAATTAATCACACTTGttgtaatttgttgtaatttgttAATTAAACACACTAATGACACTAATGGTTTGTATTTTGATAATGTTTTAATTTGATTATAATTCTCGGTCTTTTAACACACACTTGATGATTTGAATAAATTCAGAACTACCCGTCCTGTCACGGTCGCCAAAATGTATGATAAAAGAGTAAATTAATGTAGTTCCATGTCCGTGAGCACGATTCATAAGAAAGtagttgtggttttggtttgtgaatttttggcgctcaactcgttcgcatccatgtgtgtgtgtattgtgtatttcaaaCAGAAACAGAGATATATTCgctttcattttgtttcttgttcctcttcttctttctttcttttgagtgtggctgtgtctgaacgatggaactgtttaaattaattttgcggAACGAGTGCAACTAGTTCCGAGTGAGGAACGAGTTTCAGGAACTTTTTGGCTCCGGAACTACCCATCTCTACTACTACGCGTCTagacgcgtctgaaacgcttccaaaacgcatctgaaacgcgtccgaaacgcgtccaaaacgcgtccaaaacgcgtctgaaacgcttccaaaacgcatctgaaacgcgtccaaaacgcgtctgaaacgcgtccaaaacgcgtctgaaacgcttccaaaacgcatctgaaacgcgtccgaaatgcgtccaaaacgcgtctgaaacgctttcAAAACGAatttgaaacgcgtccaaaaggcgtctgaaacgcgtgcgaaacgcgtccaaaacgcgtctcaaacgcgtctgaaactcgTCGGAAAAGCGTCcgaaacacgtccaaaacgcgtttgaaacgcgttcaaaacgtgTGTGGgtggtttacttttttttttaattgataacgCTGGTCAACAGGGTTTTGCCACAAGatccaaaatatactttcctagtTGTTTTggatgtgttgaactcgaatctgaagtcaaccaaattaaactttttttgtcataagaaccaaaatatacttttctgaaggttttttggttgctgaattcgaatccgcagtcagaaaaattctattagccctTGTTGTTGAAATATTAATGGTATAAAATGCagacaaaagattttttttaaaacggttatatttcaagaactgaggctaatagaatatttctgacttcgaattcgagttcagcaacccaaaaaccttccgaaaagtatattttggctcttgtggcaaaaactctgtgaccagtgacttaaactttagattaagtttattttcttttttgcttattaattgaaatttaagatatctcgagcaataaaagatatatcgggaaaatttaaacagtttttgaaagaagaatatctgttcttataatcaccgttacAGATTTGTTTTCgatgaattactccacataaaaacagaacctcgaaaacagccaaaatgacatttttttatcattttataacagtaatatttcaaaaacggaggccaatcaaatttttctgacttcagattcggattcagcaccccaaaaactactaggaaagtatactttggttcttgtggcaaaataaaagttaaattttgttgaccagtgtaatcaattttttcatggaatgtgtttcgCTGGCTGTCCTTAtcatacaaattaatttgtttggctgataggaggtcgggagcagccgccatcttggaaaagagattggtatcgtttttattgaatagctccattgttgttcaaataaacaaaagatgACAAATGTAAGATTTATTAACtataaaattatcttaaaaaattatatacaaaccaattacgtgagttgattaaataaaattttataattttcatactaCCCCAACAaacttcgtcagatatatgaaaaaattccattttgccCCTACCTTGCGAGACAAATCCGCACTttaaccaactataaaattttatttaatcaactcacggataTGGTTTTTATatcatattttagataattttattgttaataaatcttacctttgtcattttttgttaaaattaacaacaattAATAGAGCTTTTCAATAGAAACGATACCAAtttcttttccaaaatcttcgtgtagaagcagacgtTAGAAATCATCAAACTTCTGTAGATTCTTAAGCTACAATACAAGTTGGGAACGTTTATTGGACAACTTTATCTAATATTAACTTCTAACTTCTCTGCATGCacaatctcagatttttctgaCATATCATCTGATTGCAACATGAAGAGCTTTAATGGCACCATCTCGTTACTAAGCTCTGGTTCGATGTCGTTGGAATAATATTCGAATTGACCAGTatttgtcttggtatttaaacgtgatatattttgagctgactgttctgggttgattttccatttttccctaatcaaaaataccgaaaaaaaacaggaaaaaatccctcaacctagcatcgctgggttgggcccttcaggatgtgatgggagtcataattcattataaacacatgTATAGAAGATCAGAGGTagaagtagaagatcatgtggtagtactagatctactcatgagtaaacttacacctccaatggaacggggctaatgtttaatgatttgcaaacgtttttttattcttctttttacaaatctgtatttttacaaatacaaatgtaatgctgttttttattgtaggtacaactccaagaaattttgtttgttcgtagttggggcgaggggcccctagctgaagtggggcccctaggcagctgcctagtttgccttgaggctaatccggcactgattttacagaattctgcaaaaaattaaaaaagggtttggaaaatgttgaaaagcgcgcgctttttaacatttttcaaacccttttttattttttgcagaattttgaaaagcagaattttgaaagcagaattttgacaccAACCCGTtcggaaaatgttaaaaagcgcgcgctttttatgcattttaaaaaatatttgcgacacttaaacaaaaaaatttaggaaagtaccaatgttgaattacattaatgaggtgtatttttctttagtcagcgcatatgctataaaaaaaaaaaacagaattggcagaatttttttgttcaagtataatgctagcagaattttgaaaagcagaatagaaaaaaagcagaattttgaaaaacagaattttcgttaaaaaagtagaattttgaaaagcagaattttgaagccagaattttgacccgattcccaaaataagcatttaaatttaattttctattttaaaatatgtagttGATATTTGTATCTATAAGTtagaaatttattgaaatttgaaatgtgTTCGATGATGATTTTAGGTATAACTGTTCGCACTCAGCCAAATTCGTAATTCGTAAATCGCACTTTTGACCTTTTATTATACTATTTCTtagattttgtttaaacaataattttgacaactttgtgtttatttttatttcaaacttgTTTATTTTGCTGTCAActgttttaaaagtaaaatttaaaaagaaaagaatgcaataataaaaaaagtgcaatttttaataaaactgaacacatatttaatttttagttgaaccaaaatatacctacttttttaatagatttcattattttaaattcgAGTCCAAAGTCATAAATAAATCTATGTGGTCATGTTTCgaagataaaaaataattttgaaattcctaTATACCTCAAAAACTGGcatcataaaatgtttttatttgcgatataggtactatatatcaagttatgcattcgtacaaaaaaaaagttgagataacatttttccatgacattacgatggtagacaatgccaaaaaagtgggtcccggaagtccgtcagtctgtcagtctgtcagtctgtcagtctgtcagtctgtcagtctgtctgtcagtctgtcagtctgtctgtcagtctgtcagtctgtcagtctgtcagtctgtcagtctgtcagtctgtcagtctgtcagtctgtctgtctgtctgtctgtctgtcagtctgtctgtcagtctgtctgtcagtctgtcagtctgtcagtctgtcagtctgtcagtctgtcagtctgtcagtctgtcagtctgtcagtctgtcagtctgtcagtctgtcagtctgtcagtctgtcagtctgtcagtctgtcagtctgtcagtctgtcagtctgtcagtctgtcagtctgtctgtcagtctgtcagtctgtctgtcagtctgtcagtctgtcagtctgtcagtctgtcagtctgtcagtctgtcagtctgtcagtctgtctgtctgtctgtctgtctgtcagtctgtctgtcagtctgtctgtcagtctgtcagtctgtcagtctgtcagtctgtcagtctgtcagtctgtcagtctgtctgtctgtctgtctgtataaggagctacagcctaaacggatggaccgattaatgtcaaacttggtatgtagcttTATTTGGCTCTCCAGagatgtttttggaattaatttttttttgaccaaaaacaaCGGttcttgtcatataccgattttagtaaaattgaaatatctcgaaaacggctctaacgattttgtttaaaaaattcaaataatagtttaaagctaaggtctatcttccacaccgaaaaaaaaatttgataataacagctatcaaattaacatttttcagtgacaaaagtcgtccagcaattaaaatatcaattttgat
This DNA window, taken from Episyrphus balteatus chromosome 2, idEpiBalt1.1, whole genome shotgun sequence, encodes the following:
- the LOC129912568 gene encoding trypsin inhibitor-like yields the protein MKIILGIILTIFVFVSNIAAEKPEACLQQHSVDGNGRMKCRGLFYRWSYNVAEDKCIEFSYGGCKGNDNRFNSKEECEALCMN